The Arachis hypogaea cultivar Tifrunner chromosome 14, arahy.Tifrunner.gnm2.J5K5, whole genome shotgun sequence genome has a segment encoding these proteins:
- the LOC112744217 gene encoding sterol 3-beta-glucosyltransferase UGT80A2 isoform X1: protein MAESSSNTRLSNSSDEVSVYLDAEPRSTTDIATTSSSSGHVDRDTSTTRHSLAEVMAMAEAEAERAPTRHSRYHRQKSATKVRKNTGIGSIMKFLDENLPAKKRLRFLKRASVIKDDGTVEFDVPRDIKPPENIGTTVTSRELCNESGEATPYYDIHPLQIVMLIVGTRGDVQPFVAIGKRLQEDGHRVRLASHKNFKDFVLSAGLEFYPLGGDPKVLAGYMVKNKGFLPSGRSEIHKQRNQIKAIINSLLPACNSADPDTHVAFNADAIIANPPAYGHTHVAEFLKVPLHIFFTMPWTPTNEFPHPLSRVKQQIAYRLSYQIVDSLIWLGIRDLINEFRKKKLKLRPITYLSGYYTSPPNMPYGYIWSPHLVPKPKDWGPNIDVVGFCFLDLASDYEPPISLLEWLEEGEKEGKKPIYIGFGSLPLEQPDKMTQIIIEALDKTGQRGIINKGWGGLGNLAETKKSVYLLDNCPHDWLFLRCKAVVHHGGAGTTAAGLRAACPTTIVPFFGDQPFWGERVHARGVGPAPIPVDEFTLGRLVDAINYMLKPEVKRNAEELADAMKHEDGVAGAVAAFYKHYHPQTPDSETNHQPVATMPRLGFSFLGCFGLSRSKSTTSR from the exons ATGGCGGAATCTTCGAGCAACACTCGCCTATCGAATTCTTCCGACGAGGTTTCAGTCTACTTGGACGCCGAACCTCGATCTACTACCGACATTGCCACCACCTCATCATCTTCAG GGCATGTTGACAGGGACACGTCAACTACTAGGCATAGTTTGGCTGAAGTCATGGCTATGGCTGAAGCTGAAGCTGAACGTGCACCGACTCGTCATAGCCGGTATCACCGCCAAAAGAGTGCTACTAAAGTTAGGAAGAACACCGGAATTGGCTCCATTATGAAGTTCCTTGATGAGAATCTTCCCGCCAAGAAAAGG CTGCGATTTCTAAAAAGAGCTTCTGTGATTAAGGATGATGGCACTGTCGAATTTGATGTACCAAGAGATATCAAGCCCCCAGAAAACATTGGAACTACGGTTACCTCTAGGGAACTTTGCAATGAATCTGGGGAAGCAACACCCTATTATGATATTCATCCACTTCAAATAGTAATGCTTATAGTTGGCACTCGGGGAGATGTCCAGCCATTTGTTGCTATTGGGAAGCGTCTAcag GAAGATGGCCACAGAGTTAGGCTAGCTAGCCATAAGAATTTCAAAGATTTTGTTTTGAGTGCAGGCTTGGAGTTTTACCCTTTAGGTGGAGATCCCAAGGTTCTTGCTGGTT ATATGGTCAAGAATAAAGGCTTCTTGCCGTCGGGCCGCTCAGAAATTCATAAACAAAGAAATCAGATAAAAGCTATTATAAACTCTTTGCTTCCAGCTTGCAACAGTGCTGATCCAGATACTCATGTTGCATTTAATGCAGATGCAATAATTGCCAACCCTCCAGCATACG GGCATACTCATGTTGCTGAGTTTCTAAAAGTTCCACTTCACATATTCTTTACAATGCCATGGAC GCCAACAAATGAATTCCCTCATCCTCTTTCCCGCGTTAAGCAACAAATTGCATATAGA CTGTCATATCAAATAGTTGATTCTTTAATCTGGCTTGGAATACGAGATTTAATAAATGAATTTAGGAAGAAGAAGCTAAAGCTAAGGCCTATTACTTATCTAAGTGGATATTATACGTCCCCTCCTAACATGCCCTATGGTTATATATGGAGCCCTCATTTGGTCCCTAAACCAAAAG ATTGGGGACCCAACattgatgttgttggattttgtTTCCTTGACCTTGCTTCAGATTATGAGCCACCAATATCATTATTAGAGTGGCTTGAAGAAGGCGAAAAGGAAGGCAAAAAACCTATATATATTGGATTTGGTAGCCTT CCTCTAGAGCAGCCAGACAAAATGACACAAATTATAATTGAAGCTCTGGATAAGACCGGGCAGAGAGGAATCATCAACAAAGGCTGGGGTGGACTTGGGAATT TGGCAGAAACAAAGAAATCCGTGTACTTATTGGACAACTGTCCACATGATTGGCTATTCCTAAGATGCAAGGCTGTG GTGCATCATGGGGGTGCTGGAACAACTGCTGCTGGTCTTAGAGCTGCA TGCCCAACAACAATTGTACCATTCTTTGGGGACCAGCCATTTTGGGGAGAGCGAGTGCATGCCAGAGGAGTAGGCCCGGCACCGATTCCAGTGGATGAATTTACATTAGGCAGGCTGGTTGATGCTATAAACTATATGCTGAAGCCAgag GTGAAAAGGAATGCCGAAGAACTTGCCGATGCCATGAAACATGAAGATGGGGTAGCAGGAGCAGTTGCAGCCTTCTATAAACATTATCATCCTCAAACACCTGATTCCGAGACCAACCATCAACCGGTAGCCACCATGCCTAGACTTGGGTTCTCCTTCCTAGGATGCTTTGGTCTCTCTAGATCTAAATCCACAACTTCTAGATAG
- the LOC112744217 gene encoding sterol 3-beta-glucosyltransferase UGT80A2 isoform X2 — protein sequence MAMAEAEAERAPTRHSRYHRQKSATKVRKNTGIGSIMKFLDENLPAKKRLRFLKRASVIKDDGTVEFDVPRDIKPPENIGTTVTSRELCNESGEATPYYDIHPLQIVMLIVGTRGDVQPFVAIGKRLQEDGHRVRLASHKNFKDFVLSAGLEFYPLGGDPKVLAGYMVKNKGFLPSGRSEIHKQRNQIKAIINSLLPACNSADPDTHVAFNADAIIANPPAYGHTHVAEFLKVPLHIFFTMPWTPTNEFPHPLSRVKQQIAYRLSYQIVDSLIWLGIRDLINEFRKKKLKLRPITYLSGYYTSPPNMPYGYIWSPHLVPKPKDWGPNIDVVGFCFLDLASDYEPPISLLEWLEEGEKEGKKPIYIGFGSLPLEQPDKMTQIIIEALDKTGQRGIINKGWGGLGNLAETKKSVYLLDNCPHDWLFLRCKAVVHHGGAGTTAAGLRAACPTTIVPFFGDQPFWGERVHARGVGPAPIPVDEFTLGRLVDAINYMLKPEVKRNAEELADAMKHEDGVAGAVAAFYKHYHPQTPDSETNHQPVATMPRLGFSFLGCFGLSRSKSTTSR from the exons ATGGCTATGGCTGAAGCTGAAGCTGAACGTGCACCGACTCGTCATAGCCGGTATCACCGCCAAAAGAGTGCTACTAAAGTTAGGAAGAACACCGGAATTGGCTCCATTATGAAGTTCCTTGATGAGAATCTTCCCGCCAAGAAAAGG CTGCGATTTCTAAAAAGAGCTTCTGTGATTAAGGATGATGGCACTGTCGAATTTGATGTACCAAGAGATATCAAGCCCCCAGAAAACATTGGAACTACGGTTACCTCTAGGGAACTTTGCAATGAATCTGGGGAAGCAACACCCTATTATGATATTCATCCACTTCAAATAGTAATGCTTATAGTTGGCACTCGGGGAGATGTCCAGCCATTTGTTGCTATTGGGAAGCGTCTAcag GAAGATGGCCACAGAGTTAGGCTAGCTAGCCATAAGAATTTCAAAGATTTTGTTTTGAGTGCAGGCTTGGAGTTTTACCCTTTAGGTGGAGATCCCAAGGTTCTTGCTGGTT ATATGGTCAAGAATAAAGGCTTCTTGCCGTCGGGCCGCTCAGAAATTCATAAACAAAGAAATCAGATAAAAGCTATTATAAACTCTTTGCTTCCAGCTTGCAACAGTGCTGATCCAGATACTCATGTTGCATTTAATGCAGATGCAATAATTGCCAACCCTCCAGCATACG GGCATACTCATGTTGCTGAGTTTCTAAAAGTTCCACTTCACATATTCTTTACAATGCCATGGAC GCCAACAAATGAATTCCCTCATCCTCTTTCCCGCGTTAAGCAACAAATTGCATATAGA CTGTCATATCAAATAGTTGATTCTTTAATCTGGCTTGGAATACGAGATTTAATAAATGAATTTAGGAAGAAGAAGCTAAAGCTAAGGCCTATTACTTATCTAAGTGGATATTATACGTCCCCTCCTAACATGCCCTATGGTTATATATGGAGCCCTCATTTGGTCCCTAAACCAAAAG ATTGGGGACCCAACattgatgttgttggattttgtTTCCTTGACCTTGCTTCAGATTATGAGCCACCAATATCATTATTAGAGTGGCTTGAAGAAGGCGAAAAGGAAGGCAAAAAACCTATATATATTGGATTTGGTAGCCTT CCTCTAGAGCAGCCAGACAAAATGACACAAATTATAATTGAAGCTCTGGATAAGACCGGGCAGAGAGGAATCATCAACAAAGGCTGGGGTGGACTTGGGAATT TGGCAGAAACAAAGAAATCCGTGTACTTATTGGACAACTGTCCACATGATTGGCTATTCCTAAGATGCAAGGCTGTG GTGCATCATGGGGGTGCTGGAACAACTGCTGCTGGTCTTAGAGCTGCA TGCCCAACAACAATTGTACCATTCTTTGGGGACCAGCCATTTTGGGGAGAGCGAGTGCATGCCAGAGGAGTAGGCCCGGCACCGATTCCAGTGGATGAATTTACATTAGGCAGGCTGGTTGATGCTATAAACTATATGCTGAAGCCAgag GTGAAAAGGAATGCCGAAGAACTTGCCGATGCCATGAAACATGAAGATGGGGTAGCAGGAGCAGTTGCAGCCTTCTATAAACATTATCATCCTCAAACACCTGATTCCGAGACCAACCATCAACCGGTAGCCACCATGCCTAGACTTGGGTTCTCCTTCCTAGGATGCTTTGGTCTCTCTAGATCTAAATCCACAACTTCTAGATAG